GCAATGTCGGAGACGATTCCCGTCACGTTGGACGCGGCGGAGAAGCTGCAGATGACGCGGTCGACATCGCCGGACCGGGCGAGCACCTCTGCCAGATGCTCGCGGTCCGGACCACCCGCCGCATCCTCCTTGATCTCGACCACTTCGGCGCCGCTTTCCCGCCAGGGCAGGATATTGGAATGATGTTCATAGGGGCCGATGACGACACGGCTTCGCGGCTGGTCGGCTCCCAGCAGGCTGACCAGGCGATTGATGCCGGCAGTGGCACCGGCACCGGCAAAGATGACCGCGTGACGCTCGTCGGCGCCACAGCAGCGGGCGATCACAGCCCGGGCCTCGCGGCGCATCCTGGTCATCATGCCGCCGCAGAAGGAGGCTTCCGTGTGGCTGTTCGCATAGTAAGGCAGCACCTCATTCAGCACGAACTGCTCGACCTGCATGACGGCACGGCCGGACGCAACGTAATCGGCATAGACCAGGGGCTTCTGGCCGAACGGACCGGCAACCACGGCATTGCGGCCGATGAGACCTTGCTCCAAGGCTGCCATAGGATCTCCGGTCGCCAGCAGCCCCTGATAGAAGCTGTGGAGATGATCTGTCGCCGTCCCGCTTGCCGAGCCTGTCATGCCGTTACCCTCGCGATTCTTTTGTGAGGATTAGGATAATCATTGCCAGGCGGTGAAATCATTGCCTATTTTGTTCGTCTTTGTAAGGAATGGTGGTCAAATGAACGATGAAGTCAAAGCGATCGACGCAATTGATCGCCGTATCCTGACTTGTCTCCAACGGGATGGGTCTCTCTCCCAGCGCGAACTGGCAGAAGAGGTTGGCCTGTCGCAGAACGCCTGCTGGCGCCGGCTCCAGAGGCTTCAGGAGGCGGGCATTCTCGGCCATACCCAGGCCAAGGTGGAGCTTTCCGCCATCGGACTGGATCTGACGGTCTTCGTCATGATCCGCACCCGCCACCATTCGAAGGAATGGGCGGAGAGCTTTCGACAGCATGTGGACCGCCTGCCGGAAGTGGTCGATTTCTATCGGATTGGCGGCGATTGGGATTATCTGCTCAAAGTCGTCACGCGCGGCATGCGCGGTTACGATGCCTTCTATCAGAAGCTTATCACCGGGTTCGACTTCTCGACCGTCACCGGCTTCTTCTCGATGGAAGCCATGCTCCAAAACAGACCGACGGACCTTACCCGCATCTGACGACACCACATTTAGCCGAGCGCACCGCCGGCTTTGGCGCTCGGGCGTGGTCGCTGCCCGGATGCAAGGCGGCCATGCGCAAGCATGGCTTGTCCCAACGCCTGCCTTCTTCCATTTTCGCATTCGATTGAAACGACGTGACGCAGGAGAGACAGGATGAGCGAGCGGACGGACGAATCCCTGCTTGAACCCAATGGAGAATTGACGCTGCGGACCCTGGCCATGCCGGCGGATGCCAATCCTGCCGGCGATATCTTCGGAGGCTGGGTCATGGCCCAGATGGATATTGCCGCCGGTATCGCCTCTTCGGAACGCGCCAAAGGCCGCACCGTGACCGCAGCGATGAAGGAGATGATCTTCCGTCACCCGGTCAAGGTCGGCGATACGCTGTGCATCTATACCCGTGTCATCCAGGTCGGACGGACCTCGATGACGCTCGCGGTGGAATGCTGGGTTCGCCGCCAGTATTCGCAGCAGCGGCAGAAGGTCACGGAAGCCGTCTTCGTCATGGTAGCACTGGACGATGAGGGCAAGCCGCGCCCGGTGCTTTAAGGCCAATCACCCAAACGTGAAGCGCTGCAGCGATCGCGCCATCGCCGTCCGTCCAAGCTGTGTTACAGTTCTGTGACGAAGACTGCTTGTGAGTGGAATCGTCATGCTCGCCACGCTTGCAATACTGTCCGCCCTGTCCACCTTGCCGGTTGCCGCTGCGGCCACATCAGGCAGCGAGGTGGACGTCGAACTGGTTCTGGCCGTCGACACGTCACGCTCCATGGATGATGAAGAAATGCGGGTGCAGCGCCAGGGCTATCTGCAGGCGCTGCAGCATCCGGATTTCATCAATGCCGTGCGTGGCGGGCTGATCGGCAAGATCGCCATCACCTATTTCGAATGGGCCGGCGAGGTCGATCGCGGCTCGGTGGTCGATTGGCAGGTCATCGAAACGGCAGAAGACGCCGCGGCCTTCGCCGACAAGCTGGCAGCGCGGCCGATCCAGTCGCAACGGCGGACCTCTATCTCCGCCGCCATTGCCTTCGGGGCGGAAATGCTGACGGGCAATGCCTACCAGGGCATGCGGCAGGTGATCGATGTATCGGGCGACGGTCCGAACAATGTCGGCCAGCCGGTGGAGCCGGTGCGCAATACGGCAGTCGAATCCGGTATCATCATCAACGGCCTGGCACTCATGTTGCGGCCATCCGGCACCGCCACCGGTCTGGATCGCTATTACGGCGACTGCGTGATTGGCGGGCCAGGCAGCTTCGTGCTGCCGGTGCATGACATTGCCGATTTCGCCACCGCCGTGCGGCGCAAGCTGGTGCTCGAAGTCAGCGGCGTAACACCGGATGCCCGCTTCCGCCGGATCGCTGCGGAGCCGAAGGTTGACTGCATGATGGGCGAGATGCAGTGGCGCGACTTCATGGACCGGTGATGCTGGGCGACCGTCAGGATATCCGGCGCATGATGCTGCCCTTTTGGCCGCCCCATCGTCGCACCCTCATTGTCTCCAGGCCTCCGGCGCACCACGGAGCTGATCAGCGCAGAAGGCCCTGCCCGCCATCGACATAGATCGCCGTGCCCGTGACATGGCGGGACTGGTCCGAGGCCAGGAACAGGATCACATCCGCGACATCGGAGGCCTTGCCCGGCTTGCCGTCGCTGACGGGGATCTGGCCTTCAGGAAAAGTGACCGGAATCTTGGTCTGCTCGACATGACGACGATTGGTGTTGTCGTCGATCTCCGTCTCGATCTCTCCGGGGCACACCGCGTTGACCCGGATGTGATGACGGCCCAATTCCAGCGCCAATTGCTTGCTGATCGCCACCTGCGCCGCCTTCGTGGCCGAATAGGCCGTCGCACCGGGCGAGGTGAATGTGCGATTGCCGTTGATCGACGAGACGATGACAATCGATCCGCCCGCCTTTTTCAGATGGGGAACGGCAATGTGCAAAGTGAGATAGGTTCCGCGCAGGTTGACGGCAATGGTCTTGTCGAATTCCTCGGGTTTCAGGTCGTCGATCGGTGCCCAGACGCCATTGATACCCGCATTGGCCACACAGATATCCAGGCCGCCGAAGTGACGGACAAGCTCGTCCACGGCAGAGCGCAAGGCGGTCTCATCCGACACATCAGCAGTCAGCGAAATCGCCTCCCCGCCGGCGGAGCGGATTTCCTCGGCTGCGGATTCGATCTCCTCCTTCGTGCGGCTGAGGAGCCCGACGCGGGCACCGGCTTTGGCCAACATCACCGCCGTGGCGCGCCCGATGCCGGATCCCGCGCCCGTAACCAGCGCAACCTTGCCATTCATCGTCATCGCATTCGTCTCCTGTCTGCCTGCATGATCCGGCTGGAACGACAGAGCGCCGTGCTTGTTCCAACGGCTTCATGGTCGGGATGTGACATCTGATCCTCGAGGCCGCAGTTCGCGGGGATACTGTCGACGTCATTGCCGCTGCTGGTTCAACTGTGCAAGAATGTGAAGGCCCTGCTCGTACTTGGAGCCGTCCCGCCCCAGGCGCTTCGCCTGTTCCAGATTGTCGATGAGATCGGCCTGCTTGACGGGACGCGCCAGCGGATTGGCGCAGGCGCGGCGGCAAAACGCCTCGTAATCTTCGCCCTCGCGCCTGGTCAAGGCATCCACGGCCGCGACGATATCATGAGAAAATCCGATGGCGTGAAGATCGTCGAGCGACCAGTCCTCTGCCTTTTCGATCACGTCATGCAGCAGAGCGACGATCTTTTCCTCATGTGTTTCCACGCGCCCGGCGACCCGGTAGACATGGTCGAGAAAGGCTTCGCCAGACCATTTCACCTGGCCCTCATGCGCCACCTGGGCGATCTTGCGAGCGCCTGCAAGCGATGGTTCGAATGTCGTGATCATGAACGGCCGCCCTTTCCCTCCGGCGCTGACGCCGCCCAAGCCTTCGGCGCGCCGGTTCCGGGTTTTGGCCGAGCCGGCTTCTCGCGGCTCGGCGGGTGCGTAAGCCTGGCATGGCAGCCTCAGGCTCGCAGTCAGGCAGGGTGGGATCCGCCGCCTTTTCGTCCCGGCTCATGATCATGATGGCGATCCTGCTCGCCACCACCGCCGGAAACGGTGGACCGTGTGCGGCGGTCCGGCGCGGCATCGGGTTTTCGCAGATCGAGCGGCGCCTTGGCATTCTCATGCGAGGAGCCCGGCCCACCCTGACGGATGGTATTGGGATGTTTCGTGGAAGTGCTCATTCTCTGTCCTCACCTGTCCTGCTGATAGCCCTGATGGGTGGTGTTGACCTTGATATTGCCCTGGCGGCCCTGCTGGCCGAAGTTCTTGGTCCCGGGATCGCTGGCCGCGCCATGCGCATCCTCTGCCTTCGCCTTCGCCGTCTCGCCAGGGCCTTTATGGCTGCGGTTGTCTTCGGGAATTGGGGGAAGTCGGCTGTTCATGTTCCTGCCTTCCTGTTGGTCTTTTTCTCTCGTTCATGCGTGAACGATACATCCCCAACCAGGGCGGCGGGGTGATGTTCCCCGGTTCTGCCCTATCTTGACCGGCAGATCGATGAGGACCGCGCAGAAGGAACGAGAAGGAACCCGAATGTTCGACGCCGACCGCAAGACGCCATCCAATAGCTTCGAGAGAAAATGGTGGCACGCCTCCACCGTCTACCAGATCTATCCGCGCAGCTTTGCCGACAGCAATGGTGACGGCGTGGGCGACATACCGGGCATCCTGTCCAAGCTTGATTATCTGGAACGGCTCGGCATCGACATCATCTGGCTCTCGCCGATCTATGCCTCGCCGATGGACGACAATGGCTATGACATTTCCAATTACCAGGATATCGCTCCGGAATTCGGGACGCTTGCCGATTTCGACCAGCTCCTCTCATCTGCGCGCGATCGCGGCATCGGCATCGTGCTGGATCTCGTCGTCAACCACACATCCGACGAGCACGACTGGTTTCGCCAGTCGCGCGCCGCGAAGGACAATCCGTTTCGCGATTTCTATATCTGGCGCGAGCCGGCCGCCGACGGCGGACCGCCCAATGACCTGCAATCCGTGTTTGGCGGCTCGGCCTGGGAGCTGGACCCCGCAACCGGCCAGTATTACCTGCACCTTTTCACCCGCCGTCAGCCGGATCTGAACTGGGAAAACCCTCGGGTGCGGCAAGAAATCTATGCGATGATGAACTGGTGGCTCGATCGCGGCATTGCGGGCTTCCGCATGGATGTGATCGATCTGATCGGCAAGCAGGTGGATCAGAAGATCACCAGCGACGGTCCGCATCTGCATGACTATCTCCAGGAAATGCACCGCGAAACCTTGGCGGGACGCAAGGTTCTGACCGTCGGCGAAACCTGGAGCGTGACGCCGGATTCGGCGCTTCTCTATTCCGGCCGGGACCGCCACGAATTGTCCATGGTGTTTCAGTTCGAGCATGTGACGCAGCGCTGGGACGAGACCTATGGCAAGTGGCGCTCCAAGCCCTTCGATCTCGTGGCGCTGAAAAGCGTTTTCTCGAAATGGCAGCAGGCGCTCTCGGATGATGGCTGGAACTCGCTTTTCTGGGGCAATCACGACTTGCCGCGCGCGGTCTCGCGCTATGGCGATGACAAGGGCTTCCCGGTCCAGTCTGCCAAGACGCTGGCTACGGTCCTGCATCTGATGAAGGGCACGCCTTATGTCTATCAGGGCGAAGAACTGGGCATGACGAATGTGCCGTTCAAGACGATCGAACAGTACAAGGACGTCGAGACCCTGAACATGCACCGCCTGCATCTGGATGCCGGTCTGTCACCGGAGGATTTCATCATCGGCGCCAATGAAAACAGCCGGGACAATGCCCGGACCCCGATGCACTGGACAAGCGGGCCGCATGGCGGCTTTACGACAGGCACTCCATGGATCGAGGCCAATGCCAATTTTTCCAGCGTGAATGCCGATCAAGGCACGGCCGACGTCAACTCCGTCTTCCACCACTATCGCAAATTGATAGAGTTGCGGAAGACGCATGACATCATCGTCTATGGCCGGTACCAATCCTTCCTCGACCAGCACCCCAATGCCTTCGTCTATACCCGCAGCCTCGGCGACGAGATCTTGATCGTCATCGCCAGTTTCTCGACCACGAGCTTTGAGCTGGAGCTTCCGACCGAATTGCAGGGACAGGGAAAGCCATTGATCTTCAACTATGATGCGGTGGATCGCCTGGGGTCGACGGTCACGCTCCAGCCATACGAATCCTTTGCGCTCCTGCGCAGAAGATAACGAGCGTCAGGCCGAGCGCCGCCCGGCCTCCAGGCGCTCGGCCATGGCTGCAAGCAGGCTGTCCGTGCCCGCACGGCCAACGAAGGTGATGCTGGCCGGCAGGCCATCGCCGCGAGTGGTGGAGGGCACGGATATGGCCGCCAGGTCGAGCAGGTTGACGAAGCTGGCATAGGTACCGAGATTGGTATTGTACAGAAGCGGTTCATCGGCGATGTCCGCGATTTTGTAGAAGCGGGGAATGGTCGGAACAACCAGGCAATCCAGAGCATCCAGCACTGGCTCAACGCGACGCGCCTCTGCCTTGAGCCGGTACAGGGCGTCGAAGGCATCGGCCGCCGAAATCGTCGTCGCGCCGCTGATGATGCCGAAGGTGACCGGCAGCAGGGCGGACGGGTTGCTCTCGATGAAGGTGCGGATCGCGGCATAACGCTCTGCCACCCAAGGTCCTTCATAGAGCATGCGCGAGACGGCGTGGAAGGGTTCGAAATCAATCTCCACCACCTCGAAGCCCAGGGCGGAGAGAAGCTTCAGATCCGCGTCGAAGGCCGCCTCGGCCGCCTGATCGCCGAAGAACTGCCTTTGATCCTTTCTCGGCACACCGGCCTTGAGACGCGGCGGCAAAACATTCGGGAACAGGGCGTCATAGCGGCGCGAAAAAGGATCATCTTCATCGAAAGCGCCGATGACCTGCAGAACCTTGAAGGCCAGGGAGGTCTCCCGCGCGAAGATGGAGACCGTATCGAGCGTTCGGCAGGCGGGCACGACGCCACGTGACGAGACAAGGCCGAGCGACGGCTTGAGCCCGACGATCCCGTTCATTCCGGCGGGGATGCGGCCGGAGCCGGCGGTATCCGTCCCGAGCGAGAAATCGACGAGACCTCGCGCAACCGCAACCGCCGAGCCTGAACTGGAGCCGCCTGGCACCAGATCCGTCCGCAGCGCGTTTGGCGCAATGCCGAACGGCGAGCGCACGCCCGTCAGTCCAGTGGCGAACTGCTCCATATTCGTCTTGCCGACCAGGATCGCGCCGGCCTGTTGCAGGCGCTCCACAACGGTTGCAGAATGCTGCGGCACATAGGCAAAGGCAGGGCAGCCGGCAGTGGTCGGAATGCCCTGCACATCGATATTGTCCTTGACGGCAAACAGCATGCCGTAGAGCGGCTTGTCTGCCGGACCGGCCATCTCTATCTGCGCTGCCTCCTCCAACGCCACCTCGCGCTTTCTCAGGGCGGTGAAGGTTGCGCGGCTGCGCAGGGGCTCCAACTGGGCCAGAAAATCCGCCGTCTTATGCTGGGGAAGTGTGGGATGCGCTGTGATGTCGGACGGCATGGACAAAGCTCGATGATGAAGATGCGATGCCGTCAAACTTCGTCGTAGTTTATGAAATTGTAAACTACTTTGCGACCACCAGCTGCCTGCGGAGGTGCAAATGGTGTGATTATCCGCCGTAGCGAAGGAGCGCCTCGGCAAACAGGCCTGGATCCACATTGCCGCCGGAGCAGACCGTGATCACCGCCCTATCCGCGTCCAGCGCGCTGGCGTGGAAGAGGGCCGCGGCCAGCGAAACGGCGCCGCCCGGCTCAAGCACGATCTTCAGACGGGTGAAGGCAAGCACCATGGCGCGAAGCGCTTCCTCGTCGCTCACCGCAATACCGGGGCCACACAGGCGGGAATTGATGGGGAAGGTGAGCCTGCCGGGCTCCGGCGTCACGATCGCGTCGCAGATCGAGCCGCCCATGGTGGAATTGCGCTGGATTGCGCCCGTCGCCAAAGAACGCGCGGTATCGTCGAAGCCTTCGGGTTCGACGGGCCGAACGCGGAGTCCCGGCGCTTTGGCCTCCAGGGCCAGAGCTATGCCTGCAGTCAGCCCGCCACCGCCGCAACAGACCAGCACATCCGCTTTCGAAAGCCCTTCGGTCGCCGCCTGCTCGGCGATTTCCAGCCCGACTGTCCCCTGTCCGGCAATCACCTGCGGATCGTCGAACGGCTTGATCAACGTCAAGCCGCGCTCCGTGGCCAGCCGCGCGCCCAGCGCATCGCGATCTTCGCCAAGCCGATCATACAGGATGACCTCCGCCCCATAGGCGCGGGTATTGTCGATCTTCAGCTTCGGAGCATCCGACGGCATGACAATGACTGCCGCGATCCCATGCAAGCGGGCGGCAAGCGCCACCCCTTGGGCATGGTTGCCCGAGGAAAAGGCGATGACACCGCTCGCGCGCTGCTCCTCATCCAGCGCCGAAATGGCCGACCAGGCGCCGCGGAACTTGAACGAGCCTGTCTTCTGCAGGCATTCCG
The sequence above is a segment of the Rhizobium sp. SSA_523 genome. Coding sequences within it:
- a CDS encoding Lrp/AsnC family transcriptional regulator, translated to MNDEVKAIDAIDRRILTCLQRDGSLSQRELAEEVGLSQNACWRRLQRLQEAGILGHTQAKVELSAIGLDLTVFVMIRTRHHSKEWAESFRQHVDRLPEVVDFYRIGGDWDYLLKVVTRGMRGYDAFYQKLITGFDFSTVTGFFSMEAMLQNRPTDLTRI
- a CDS encoding acyl-CoA thioesterase, whose product is MSERTDESLLEPNGELTLRTLAMPADANPAGDIFGGWVMAQMDIAAGIASSERAKGRTVTAAMKEMIFRHPVKVGDTLCIYTRVIQVGRTSMTLAVECWVRRQYSQQRQKVTEAVFVMVALDDEGKPRPVL
- a CDS encoding DUF1194 domain-containing protein, whose amino-acid sequence is MLATLAILSALSTLPVAAAATSGSEVDVELVLAVDTSRSMDDEEMRVQRQGYLQALQHPDFINAVRGGLIGKIAITYFEWAGEVDRGSVVDWQVIETAEDAAAFADKLAARPIQSQRRTSISAAIAFGAEMLTGNAYQGMRQVIDVSGDGPNNVGQPVEPVRNTAVESGIIINGLALMLRPSGTATGLDRYYGDCVIGGPGSFVLPVHDIADFATAVRRKLVLEVSGVTPDARFRRIAAEPKVDCMMGEMQWRDFMDR
- a CDS encoding SDR family NAD(P)-dependent oxidoreductase translates to MTMNGKVALVTGAGSGIGRATAVMLAKAGARVGLLSRTKEEIESAAEEIRSAGGEAISLTADVSDETALRSAVDELVRHFGGLDICVANAGINGVWAPIDDLKPEEFDKTIAVNLRGTYLTLHIAVPHLKKAGGSIVIVSSINGNRTFTSPGATAYSATKAAQVAISKQLALELGRHHIRVNAVCPGEIETEIDDNTNRRHVEQTKIPVTFPEGQIPVSDGKPGKASDVADVILFLASDQSRHVTGTAIYVDGGQGLLR
- a CDS encoding metal-dependent phosphohydrolase — translated: MITTFEPSLAGARKIAQVAHEGQVKWSGEAFLDHVYRVAGRVETHEEKIVALLHDVIEKAEDWSLDDLHAIGFSHDIVAAVDALTRREGEDYEAFCRRACANPLARPVKQADLIDNLEQAKRLGRDGSKYEQGLHILAQLNQQRQ
- a CDS encoding alpha-glucosidase — its product is MFDADRKTPSNSFERKWWHASTVYQIYPRSFADSNGDGVGDIPGILSKLDYLERLGIDIIWLSPIYASPMDDNGYDISNYQDIAPEFGTLADFDQLLSSARDRGIGIVLDLVVNHTSDEHDWFRQSRAAKDNPFRDFYIWREPAADGGPPNDLQSVFGGSAWELDPATGQYYLHLFTRRQPDLNWENPRVRQEIYAMMNWWLDRGIAGFRMDVIDLIGKQVDQKITSDGPHLHDYLQEMHRETLAGRKVLTVGETWSVTPDSALLYSGRDRHELSMVFQFEHVTQRWDETYGKWRSKPFDLVALKSVFSKWQQALSDDGWNSLFWGNHDLPRAVSRYGDDKGFPVQSAKTLATVLHLMKGTPYVYQGEELGMTNVPFKTIEQYKDVETLNMHRLHLDAGLSPEDFIIGANENSRDNARTPMHWTSGPHGGFTTGTPWIEANANFSSVNADQGTADVNSVFHHYRKLIELRKTHDIIVYGRYQSFLDQHPNAFVYTRSLGDEILIVIASFSTTSFELELPTELQGQGKPLIFNYDAVDRLGSTVTLQPYESFALLRRR
- the atzF gene encoding allophanate hydrolase, with the translated sequence MPSDITAHPTLPQHKTADFLAQLEPLRSRATFTALRKREVALEEAAQIEMAGPADKPLYGMLFAVKDNIDVQGIPTTAGCPAFAYVPQHSATVVERLQQAGAILVGKTNMEQFATGLTGVRSPFGIAPNALRTDLVPGGSSSGSAVAVARGLVDFSLGTDTAGSGRIPAGMNGIVGLKPSLGLVSSRGVVPACRTLDTVSIFARETSLAFKVLQVIGAFDEDDPFSRRYDALFPNVLPPRLKAGVPRKDQRQFFGDQAAEAAFDADLKLLSALGFEVVEIDFEPFHAVSRMLYEGPWVAERYAAIRTFIESNPSALLPVTFGIISGATTISAADAFDALYRLKAEARRVEPVLDALDCLVVPTIPRFYKIADIADEPLLYNTNLGTYASFVNLLDLAAISVPSTTRGDGLPASITFVGRAGTDSLLAAMAERLEAGRRSA
- a CDS encoding threonine/serine dehydratase, producing the protein MIDISMIEAARRRLPDQAVRTPLLSSPFLDEIAGRPVFVKPECLQKTGSFKFRGAWSAISALDEEQRASGVIAFSSGNHAQGVALAARLHGIAAVIVMPSDAPKLKIDNTRAYGAEVILYDRLGEDRDALGARLATERGLTLIKPFDDPQVIAGQGTVGLEIAEQAATEGLSKADVLVCCGGGGLTAGIALALEAKAPGLRVRPVEPEGFDDTARSLATGAIQRNSTMGGSICDAIVTPEPGRLTFPINSRLCGPGIAVSDEEALRAMVLAFTRLKIVLEPGGAVSLAAALFHASALDADRAVITVCSGGNVDPGLFAEALLRYGG